The segment aaGCTGGGTGGGTGAGAAAGATCAAGGTCTAAAGAAatgatctgataggagaggagaatgggggggggggggggaaagaggaagAATTTGCTTAGCAGAAGTTGAtacccatgccatcaggttggaagatatccagacagaatataaggtgttgtttctactctctgagggtggcctcatctcagCACAAGAGGACATTTTCAACACGTCTGAATGAGATTGcaaatgggaattaaaatattcAGCAATCCCCCAACTGTTGAGGCTacgctcagggtggaggagtgacACCTTATCTAGGTatcatccaacctgatggcacaaacatcaaTATCCCCTTCCAGTGAATGAATTCCACCCCTCCTCCTCGGTTCCCTACTCCAGTCTGTTTCAGTTTCTCCAAAGCAGTTTCTACTTTTTTGTCATGTCTTTACTTGAGCCTCTAAAAATGAGTATATCATTCATGTGACAAACTACTCCTTCCAGTCCCTCAAAAATGTGTTTCATCCTCAGCTAGAAGACTTCAGGTGCTGATGAGATGCCAAAagggagtctcccaaaggcataGTGTCCATATGGTACGATAAAAATTGTGGGCTTCTGTGACTCAGGACCTAAACCAGAACCGAGTTTGCATCTAGTTTGGGGAAGAACTTTGCTCCACTTAGCATACACAATGCGTGCTCAACAAAGGGCAGAGTAAACCACTCCCACCCCACTGTATTATTCAATTTTGTTAGATTTTAGTTTTCTTTGACAGCTCCTTGAACAGACATTCAGGGATAGCTGTGACATCTCAGCAGCTAGGTTTGTGGAGGATGTGTGGGGTACATTTTTTATTACTCAGAGTCGTGGATGTCTGGAAATGCGCTGCCTGGTCAGGTTGTAGCGgtaaatacattggaggcttttaagaaacatttagataggtacatgagtatgaggaagatggagggatgtggacatggtGTAGGAAGGATCCATTAGTACTTGGCTGATTCTTATTTGCATTTTAACTGGTTTGATTCAACcttgtggccgaagggcctgcttctgatctgtacttttctatgtccaTCTCTATATCAAACAACCCAATAGTGTGAGacacaaccctttagaacagtgaaAATGGCCCATACGTTGAAATGAGCAGGGAGTATGGAAGTTAACTGCCAAATTCCTTGGCCCCAAGATTTGGTGGACAAATAACATGTCAGACATAACTGCAGTCAGCAGAAGGGCATGCAGTAAATTCAAGGGCAAACTCTTCACCCACAGCGTGGTGactttggaacccatcaccacagggagtgTGATAGGTCAACAGCAAGgatggatttaaaaggactgtcatgGAACAGGAACACTAGCAGGGTCCAGATGGGCTGAGTTGATTCCCTCTGGTACACTGGGTGTCTTGTAAATTTACTAAGTACCCaagacagattttaaaatataactgatttatttatcacagatccagaatattaaactccagtcccattaaaggtgaacatcagcagaagaaactccttccatgcccagtgaccaaggtgcagaactgggtttgaTGAACAGCAgtaataattgcagagttcaacaCGAACAGTCACTTTGGAACTTAACACTGGATTCAGCAAATGTATTGGTTAATTCTCAAGCAATCAGCttatttaaattttctccccagtgtgaaattggAAGTGCACCAAAAGCTCAGATGCCTGACTGaacctcttcccacagtctgagcaaatgaatggcctctctccagagtgaacttgctggtgtctctgtagggtagatgactgagtgaatctcttcccacattcagagcaggaaaatggcctctccccagtgtgaactcgctggtgagtctGTAGGCTGGATGtgtgaatgaatcccttcccacagtctgagcaggtgaatggcctctccccagtgtgaattcgctgatgcgccttcagttcaaatgaccgagtaaaccccttcccacagtctgagcaggtaaacggcctctccccagtgtgaattcgctgatgtatcttcagttcagaCGACCGAGTaaaccccttcccacattctgagcaggtgaatggccattccccagtgtgaactggctggtgtgtcagtaggtgggatgactgactgaaccccttcccacaatctgagcaggtaaatggccattccccagtgtgaattctttGGTGTAACTTCAGTTCAGACAacaaaatgaatcccttcccacagtgtgagcaagtgaatggtctctccccagtgtgaactcgttggtgtttccgtaggttggatgactgactgaatcccttcccacagtctgagcaagtgaatggtctctccccagtgtgaactctttgGTGTGCCATTagttcagatgaccgagtaaaacccttcccacagtatgaacaggtgaatggcctctcaccagtgtgaattcgctgatgtacctttaattcagatgactgagtaaaccccttcccacagtctgagcagataaacggcctctccccagtgtgaagtcgccgatgtaccttcagttcagatgagcgAGTACActtcttcccacaatctgagcaggtgaatagcctctccccagtgtgaattcgctgatgtatcttcagttcagatgaccaagtaaaccccttcccacagtctgagcaggtgaacggccactccccagtgtgaacatgtTGGTGGCTCCGTAAGtatgatgaccgagtgaatcccttcccacagtcagagcatgAGAATGGCCtcgccccagtgtgaactgactggtgtgttaGTAGGCTGgacgactgagtgaatcctttcccacagtctgaacagatgaatggcttctccccagtgtgaactcgttggtgtctTCGTAGGTGGCATGAGTGAGTGAACACCTTCCCACAATCAGAGCAGATAAATGGCATCTCCCCAGAGTCAACTGACTGGTGTCTGTGGtaggatgagtgagtgaatcccttcccacagttctcTATTAATTCTCTGTCAACTCATCAAGTCAGATGTCAGAATCCCTTGTACAATCAATGCAGTTAAAGAACTGATCTCTAGTGAataaatgctggtgtgttctcagcacccTGGTTCCATTGGATTTTACTGAATTACAACAGAAAACCTCATTTCAGGTACAAACACGTTTCCAGCTGGAATGACATACTTCTTCATCGCCAAG is part of the Hemitrygon akajei chromosome 25, sHemAka1.3, whole genome shotgun sequence genome and harbors:
- the LOC140716578 gene encoding uncharacterized protein — encoded protein: MPFICSDCGKVFTHSCHLRRHQRVHTGEKPFICSDCGKGFTQSSSLLTHQSVHTGARPFSCSDCGKGFTRSSYLRSHQHVHTGEWPFTCSDCGKGFTWSSELKIHQRIHTGERLFTCSDCGKKCTRSSELKVHRRLHTGERPFICSDCGKGFTQSSELKVHQRIHTGERPFTCSYCGKGFTRSSELMAHQRVHTGERPFTCSDCGKGFSQSSNLRKHQRVHTGERPFTCSHCGKGFILLSELKLHQRIHTGEWPFTCSDCGKGFSQSSHLLTHQPVHTGEWPFTCSECGKGFTRSSELKIHQRIHTGERPFTCSDCGKGFTRSFELKAHQRIHTGERPFTCSDCGKGFIHTSSLQTHQRVHTGERPFSCSECGKRFTQSSTLQRHQQVHSGERPFICSDCGKRFSQASELLVHFQFHTGEKI